A genomic segment from Brassica napus cultivar Da-Ae chromosome C9 unlocalized genomic scaffold, Da-Ae chrC09_Random_64, whole genome shotgun sequence encodes:
- the LOC125595173 gene encoding NAD(P)H-quinone oxidoreductase subunit H, chloroplastic, with amino-acid sequence MKRPVTGKDLMIVNMGPHHPSMHGVLRLIVTLDGEDVVDCEPILGYLHRGMEKIAENRAIIQYLPYVTRWDYLATMFTEAITVNGPEQLGNIQVPKRASYIRVIMLELSRIASHLLWLGPFMADIGAQTPFFYIFREREFVYDLFEAATGMRMMHNFFRIGGIAADLPYGWIDKCLDFCDYFLTEVVEYQKLITRNPIFLERVEGVGIIGGEEAINWGLSGPMLRASGIPWDLRKVDRYESYDEFEWEIQWQKQGDSLARYLVRLSEMTESIKIIQQALEGLPGGPYENLESRGFDKKRNPEWNDFEYRFISKKPSPTFELSKQELYVRVEAPKGELGIFLIGDQSGFPWRWKIRPPGFINLQILPELVKRMKLADIMTILGSIDIIMGEVDR; translated from the coding sequence ATGAAGAGACCAGTTACAGGAAAAGATCTTATGATAGTCAATATGGGACCTCACCACCCATCCATGCACGGTGTTCTTCGCTTAATTGTTACTCTAGACGGTGAGGATGTTGTTGATTGTGAACCCATATTGGGTTATTTACACAGAGGAATGGAAAAAATTGCAGAAAACCGAGCAATTATACAATATTTACCTTATGTAACGCGGTGGGATTATTTAGCTACTATGTTTACAGAAGCAATAACAGTAAACGGACCCGAACAATTAGGAAATATTCAAGTTCCTAAAAGAGCCAGCTATATCAGAGTAATTATGCTAGAATTGAGTCGTATAGCTTCTCATCTGTTATGGCTTGGCCCTTTTATGGCAGATATTGGGGCACAGACTCcctttttctatattttcagAGAACGAGAATTTGTATATGATCTATTCGAAGCTGCCACCGGTATGAGAATGATGCATAATTTTTTTCGTATTGGAGGAATAGCGGCGGATTTACCTTATGGTTGGATAGATAAATGCTTGgatttttgtgattattttttaacagaGGTTGTTGAATATCAAAAACTTATTACACGAAATCCTATTTTTTTAGAACGAGTTGAAGGCGTTGGGATTATTGGTGGGGAAGAAGCAATAAATTGGGGTTTATCCGGACCAATGTTACGCGCATCCGGAATACCATGGGATCTTCGTAAAGTTGATCGTTATGAGTCTTACGATGAATTTGAATGGGAAATTCAGTGGCAAAAACAAGGAGATTCATTAGCTCGTTATTTAGTACGACTTAGCGAAATGACAGAATCCatcaaaattattcaacagGCTCTGGAAGGACTTCCGGGGGGTCCctatgaaaatttagaaagcAGAGGCTTTGATAAAAAAAGGAATCCAGAGTGGAATGATTTTGAATATCGATTCATTAGTAAAAAACCTTCCCCTACTTTTGAATTATCGAAACAAGAACTTTACGTAAGAGTTGAAGCTCCAAAAGGGGAATTGGGAATTTTTCTCATAGGAGATCAAAGTGGTTTTCCTTGGAGATGGAAAATCCGACCGCCGGGTTTTATTAATTTGCAAATTCTTCCTGAACTAGTTAAAAGAATGAAATTGGCTGATATTATGACGATACTCGGTAGCATAGATATAATTATGGGAGAAGTTGATCgttaa